The Oncorhynchus mykiss isolate Arlee chromosome 20, USDA_OmykA_1.1, whole genome shotgun sequence genomic sequence CCTTCAGGTGTGCGTGTGTTGGTGGATGCACGGGAGAAGCTTCAGATCCCCTGGGGTTCCTCTGACAACCAGGTGCACGGAGACAATGTGATGTCATTTGACACACGATCTTCGATGATGGTGCACGGCCAGGTGGAGACGAGCGTGTTCCTCAAGTACCTGCCCTCCATCCAGGCCCTGTGGGCTGACGTTGCCATACAACACGCCTACGACAGACGCAGGGAGTTCCAGCTGGTCagtacacacacgcatgcacagatgcacacacactcatcagGCCTCTGCAGACTGGCTGAGCTGAAGTAAAAGTGAAACTGAGTAGAGACCAGAGACTTGCGGCTGCTTCCTCCCTTGTCTCTCAATGGCGctctctgcatgtgtgtgaggttggtgtgtgtgtcggATGCTCAAGCTGCACGTGCGTCAGTCTGTTAGCTGTGCCGACCTCAGCTCTCCTCTATTGACACCTGGTCtttcctaacacacacactagggctgggaattgctagggacctcacgatacaataTTATCAAGATACTTAGGTACTGCTGCGATATGTATTGAGGTTTTATCATGATTCTGTGTATTGCTAATCGGTACTGTAATTTTGTATTGTGTTCGATGTAATGCtcactctgtctgctgcagaggaacaAGGAAGAGCCGTGAGAAAATGAGTTGGGGTCATGGAAATAAATGCTGATAACATTCAGTCAAAGTttgcgtacacagatttgcagacgTTATCCGCAGGTgctgtgaaatgcttgtgtttctagctccaacagtgcagtaatacctagcaatacaagCAATGCACACATAATCCAaaaagtaaaaagaaagaaattaagaaatgtCGGAACTAATCGAATtagcatcccaaatagcacagGTTGGCTCACCATaacatggagaacaagctatagatAGAAAAATACTTAAGTATTGGTGAGCTGTTTGTTGGTGAGATCGAGTATGATTTACGCTGGAATGCTGATCTGCTTACAGGtagaacacacactcactcaaagcCCCTTTAACCGGCTGCATTCAACACTAACACTGACATAAAAGTGACATAGCAGCAATACAGCAGTGACAGCCAGATTTACAGGATGCCAAGGAGCGATATAAGTCAGTGTCAGGCCTGACATTTCTTGATTTTTAGGGGCAAGGCCATCaacactctccttggtcaaatagcccttacacatcctggaggtgtgttttgggtcattgtttgatagtcccactaagggcaaaccagatgggatggcatattgctgcagaatgctgtggtagccttgctgaattctaaataaatcactgacagtgttaccagcaaagcaccatcacaccacctcctccatgcttcacggtgggaaccacacatgcggagatcatccgttcacctgctctgtgtctcacaaagacactgcggttggaaccaaaaatctcatatttggactcattaatgtccattgctcgtgtttcttgggccaagcaagtttcttattattattggtgtcctttagtagtgttttctttgcagcaatttgaccatgaagtctcctctgaacagttctgttctgtctgtttgttgAACTCTG encodes the following:
- the LOC100305179 gene encoding Guanine nucleotide-binding protein alpha-13 subunit translates to MADFLPTRSVLNHYFPACLLTNTEVEQLRKSKAIDKSISRDKTYVKRLVKILLLGAGESGKSTFLKQMRIIHGQDFDQQAREEFRAIIYSNVIKGVRVLVDAREKLQIPWGSSDNQVHGDNVMSFDTRSSMMVHGQVETSVFLKYLPSIQALWADVAIQHAYDRRREFQLVSTHTHAQMHTHSSGLCRLAELK